From Pseudobacteroides sp., the proteins below share one genomic window:
- a CDS encoding GntR family transcriptional regulator: MDLKFENNTPIYVQIMNWIKEQIVSGQFLPGSRLPSVRDMSEQFNVTSNTIQRVLRELEIEGIIYTQRGIGVFITEDKDKITSLRLNMSNQLVEKFIGSMKLLGFSEDEIVNAVIRISKAGVSDAGDSEDKEFM; the protein is encoded by the coding sequence ATGGATTTAAAGTTTGAAAACAATACACCCATTTATGTTCAGATTATGAACTGGATAAAAGAGCAGATAGTTTCCGGCCAGTTTTTACCCGGAAGCAGGCTTCCTTCAGTCAGGGATATGTCCGAACAATTCAATGTCACATCCAATACAATACAGCGTGTATTAAGAGAACTTGAAATTGAAGGAATAATATATACACAGAGAGGAATTGGCGTGTTCATAACTGAGGATAAGGATAAGATAACAAGCCTAAGGTTAAATATGTCCAACCAATTGGTTGAAAAGTTTATTGGAAGCATGAAACTACTTGGTTTTAGTGAAGATGAGATTGTAAATGCAGTTATTAGAATATCTAAGGCAGGGGTATCAGATGCAGGCGATAGTGAAGATAAAGAATTTATGTAA
- a CDS encoding ABC transporter ATP-binding protein — translation MQAIVKIKNLCKKYNKRYILKDINLEVEKGIISGILGQNGSGKSTLMKILSGIEKPDSGEVLINGIKPGTSTKSQVAFLTENNQLYDWMSVNDAINFHQDFFQDFDVKKCDELMDFMDLTENYRLKKMSKGMLQRLRLSLTLARNSSVYLLDEPFMGIDTITRDKIIKAINSYYCDDSCVIITTHLISEVERILDKVSFISEGSIALSGDCEDLRFEQNQSIEDMYRKLYT, via the coding sequence ATGCAGGCGATAGTGAAGATAAAGAATTTATGTAAGAAATACAATAAAAGATATATTTTAAAAGACATAAACCTTGAAGTGGAAAAAGGAATTATATCAGGCATCTTGGGCCAAAATGGCAGCGGAAAATCAACCCTGATGAAAATTTTATCAGGAATTGAAAAGCCCGATTCGGGAGAGGTACTTATAAATGGTATAAAACCGGGCACATCCACTAAATCTCAAGTTGCATTTTTAACAGAAAACAACCAGCTGTATGATTGGATGAGTGTCAATGATGCAATCAATTTTCACCAAGATTTCTTCCAGGACTTTGATGTAAAAAAGTGTGATGAGCTGATGGATTTCATGGACTTAACGGAGAATTACAGATTAAAAAAAATGTCCAAAGGTATGCTCCAAAGGTTGAGGTTAAGCCTTACATTAGCTAGGAATTCATCGGTCTATTTGTTGGATGAACCCTTTATGGGAATAGATACAATAACGAGAGATAAGATAATAAAGGCCATAAACAGTTACTACTGTGATGATTCATGTGTCATTATAACTACCCATTTAATAAGTGAAGTAGAACGTATCTTGGACAAAGTATCGTTCATATCGGAGGGAAGCATTGCTTTATCGGGGGATTGTGAAGATCTGAGATTTGAACAGAATCAATCTATAGAAGATATGTACAGGAAGTTGTATACTTGA